The sequence CGCTTCTCGATACAGTAAGATCTGGACCCTGAATTAATCAGCGGGGTGAATTTACAATCACTGAACTGATTGTGCCAACAAAAGGGCCTAGCTCACCCGCAAGGCTCAAATTCTCAACACTGTTATTAAGTGCTATGGCTTGTCCCGAAAAATCCCGGTCAGTGTAAAGAAATACTTCCGCACCCCCTTCAATCCGGATTGAAGCGACGCTGTTGTCCCAACTTCCAACGAGACCTTTTTTAATGGCAGCTAAGTCAGCTTCCGAAAATCCTCCAGTAAGTACAATTTGATTTCCCCTAAATCCAGGTTGGTCAAATAAGTGAACCCGGGCATTAACTTGTCCTGAATTCGATGGTTGAGGAATTGAAGCTCTCGCTGAATCAATCGGAGCTGGGGGCACTGAATCTTGATACGAAACGGTGGGATCACCAACGGAATAATCAACCTCAGGATTTGGGTCACCATAGACGGCATACTCGCCACCTCTGGCTGGTAAATAATTGTGCTCGTCCACGATTCCTTGAAGAACTTCTATCGAAGAAATACGGTCGTTAAAGCGTCGCATTGAGCTAATACGGCTAAAGTCTATCAGGTCTCCATGAACGAAAATTCTTTCGCCGCCAAATGCCGCATCCGTATGAAGAACAACGGTCAAGCTTCCGTAGATTTTCAAGGAGGAGATACGGTCATTAAAGGTTTTTGAGTAGTCCAGCTGAATGTCTTTTAAATTGTAGACACTTTCACCGGCATAGATCTCGAGGGCTTCGCCACGAAAACTACTATCTTCAAAGAATATGGCATAGCCAACCGCCTCCGCTCGACGTTCCTCACTGAGGACCCTGCTACCATGAGAAACTGCTGCTGCACCTAAAATAATACTGGTATGAAATGAAGAGTAGGAAGGGTAGCGAGTGGAGTATCTGTCATAATAAATATTATTGTAGTGATCAGAACCATAACGTCTCAATGGGCTATTATACCGACTGTAGCTGGTGCGTCTATAGTAGTCGTTGTGACCGTCCCTTCCATAAGAATCATGACCTCTACCATAATTTTTGTCGTCATCGTCATGGTCGTGTCGACCACCATCCCCATGCCCTCCTCGATCATTACCGGTTCTGGAATCTGTATCCCGACCCGTTCTAGAATCACTGCCTGTCTTATTATTTTCGTGACCACCGTTCGAATTGCCACCTCGATTATAACTACCTGTAGAATTTCCCGTACTTCCACTTCCTCTGTTCAAGCTCCCAGAGGCAATGCTTGGATAGCGTGAATCGCGATCAAAGCCACCATTGGAACTCCCACGATTCCTGGAACTACTTCCGCTACTGCTATCGGAGCCGCTGCTGCCAGGATTCAAAACGGTGGACGATCCTCTTCGATCTGAGGTGATCGAGGAATTCCTGCTCCCTTCCATCGTGGCTGAACGACCATATCGGTCATCACCGCTCGTTGTTGTGGTTGTCGGTCTGTTTCGATCGCTGCCACCACCCGTGCTGGGAGTAGTCCGGCTGGTGCGACTGTCGGAGTTGGAAGTACCCGCTGTTGTAGTAATTCGACTTCTGCTTGTAGAAGGAGTTTTGTTTTGGCTGCTCCTCGGTCTTACGCTACTCTGACTTTGTGAACTGCTGGATGAACTTTGATTCTGTTCCCTTAGGCGCTGTTGTTGGACTGCGGTTCGATTCGAGACTCCAGTATGTTGATTGCTCTGTGTGCTCCGATTTTGGAAACGTGGATTCGCTTTTTCGTCTTGGGCTCTAAGAGAATTGGCTAGATATGTCATCGAGACAACCGCTAATAAAACGAGGGTATGCTGTGGTCGTATGCTCATGTCGATCAAGGTGAAGATTAACTGAGGGATTAAACCCCCTGTTAACCAGGTTGTTGCAAATTGAGCCTGAAAACTAACTACCTTCGTGGTAATAGTCAACAATGCCTTCTACCACGCCTTCAACATATTCAGCATACAAGCTTTGGACATTCCGTCCGTCTACTTCTCTGAGCCCATTATAGTCACCCAATTGGATGCGCTGATAAACCACTCTCGAATTGGCGCAATAAGCCTCCAAAAACACCACCGGGCCGACAAACAGCCTGTTCGCCAACAAATTCCTTGCCCACAAATACGGGTTATTTCCCTGATTAGAAGCATTTTTCCCTCCATACCTGAATGCCGGTAAGCCATTCACCTTTGCCAACGAATTTGCGACCGCACTGCTTAAAGGGATTTCAATTTCGTGGTTTCTGGAAAGCAGTTTTCTGAAGAGATGAAAGCGCACATCATCTAAGCCTAATTCGCCAGGCGTGTATGTTCCGTGAACGATGACATGCATGTGGTTTTCCTCTGCCAAAACCTGCTGTGTCTCTTCCAACCAAGGAGCCACATTAAAATGTACGGCAATCGTAAGATCCGGTTTCACCTCCTCATTAATGAGTTTAGCCCGGGCCTGAATTTCGCTCACTCGATAAAACAACATTTCTGCGCGAAGTTGAATTCGTTTTTTAAACCAATCGGAATCCCACGGCGTAACCGTTAGAAAACGCCCGTCACCATCCAAATAAAGCCGCTTCTCAATTATACTGGCTTCTTCAATAAAGTCTTTGGCCCGTCTCTCTGTCAGTGGCTGAGCATCCTTTCTTATAAGACGAACTGTTGCCCCAAGAGCTTCTAAAGCGATACTCAGTTTGCGCGATACGATTAAAGTTAGGTCCCCTTCTTTGATGGGAGGGTCGTCACCGATTTTGAAATGTCTCTCTTCCAATTCAGAAAAATCACCTCCGATATGCCCAGGATCAATGGCAATAATCAATCCATCGAGTGATTTACCATTTTGTTCAGCCACTTTGACGACAGAGGTGGCTTGCTGTTCTTCAACCTGTACCGATGGCGCAAAACGAAAATGGTAATATTGATCGCCTTCATCCTCGTTCATCTTGATACGTGCATAGCCCGTTTGTACGGACACAAATTTATCATTATAGCCGTAGGGCAAGTATAAGGTCTCAAGTGCTGCGACAAATTCTTCACGGCTCATTGTTTCCTGGTAAACATCCAGGGAATTCCAATCAGGATCTTCTCCAAGCATACCGAGCTTATAACCCTGCAAAGCACCGGGCCAGATCAGACATTGGCTCGACAATAAAAGGACTCCGAAAAAAGTTCTCCCCAATTTACTCCCGTTCATCACACCTGAAAGCTGTCGATTTGATAGATCCCACTGCAATGCTTTTCTCTCTTTCCGATATTGCCAATGATGCTGACCTTTCCATAAACCCAAGCATGATCAAACGGGTATGTGTATACTGTGCATCCTCAAAGGATTCCAATGAAACGTTTTTGGAAAACGCTTATTCTCTAGGCAGATTTCTGGCAGAACAAGGGATGACGACGGTTTATGGCTCTGGAGGTACAGGCTTAATGGGAAGATTGGCGGATGGCGCATTAGATCATGGGGGGCACGTTATCGGTATTATTCCTGAGTTTATGATCGATCGAGAATGGGCGCATAAAGGAGTATCGGAACAGATTAAGGTTCAAACAATGCACGAACGAAAGGAGCAAATGGAAAAACAATCCGACGCATTTGTAATCTTACCTGGAGGCTGTGGAACTTTCGAAGAAGCGATGGAGATCATTACTTGGAAACGACTTGAGCTTCACAACAAACCTATTTGCGTGGCCAATTTGTGGAGTTTCTATGATCCCTTTATTCAATTATTTGAAAATAGTATTCGCGACCGATTCTTGCGCCCTGAGCATTTAAAACTTTTCGATATTCGCGAATCCATAGAACAAGTACAGGATTGGTTGATCTCCGATGACCGCTCCTCTATGATACCCTAAAAACATGAACAAGAAAAAGGTTGTTTAACGCTTAACGGCACTTACTGTTCAAAATATTATGTGGTTAATGACTCAACACGGTTTGTACTCAGTTATTGAAGATAAGGAGCCAGGATATTTGCTGATTCGCACAAGAAGGCAACATGATCTCGAAAATCTTGCCAACTTAGTAACGTTTAAAACAGAGATAAAGCAATCTGACGCTGCTGACTATCGTTATTCAATACGGTTGAAACGAGGCTCAGCTCGGCGCCTACTTGCCGCAACATTTGATCATATCAACTATCCGAATTTCCGCGATGCGATTTCAAAGACACCCGATCAAAGAGAAAAGTTTTTTTCTTACCGACAGATTTGGTCAACCTTATCGCCGAAAAAGTTTTAGGATTCCCCCTTCAATTCTATGGACAGTCAATGGGAAGGCTCAAAGACGACGTTCAATGGTAGTGGGGTATCGATAATAGGAAGACAACTGAACATCCTTACGAGTAGACTGAAAGGGATTACGGGCTGACTGAATAGAGTATCCAGTCATTTCCTTTTTAAGGGAGAGTATCCTGGTCGCCAAACCGTTGAGTCTACTGCCGAGTTTAATCTTCATCTATAAAAAGGTTTAGTGGGTTGCTTCGAATAAAATACATCAAGTGTGAGCATCCCAGGGGGCAGGAGGTTTCCAGAGAATGTCTCCGTTTTTAACAATTTCATAATACAATGGGGTGCCAACTCAGCACCTTTCAAAATTGAAGACTGTGTAAGATACTACAAACGAAAGGAAATCATTGTAATCTCACAGGAAATTGGGATTTAACTCTTTCATGTCAGGAGATTTCAGAAAACGAAATGACTTTTTCAAACGAGGCCGGATAGCCTTCGAATCTGGCCAATTTGAGAAAGCGATTCATGCCTTCAACAAAGTCATCGAATGGGACCCGCACGATGCCAATGCATTTACATTTCGTGGATTAGCTCACAGGGAAATAAGAAATTTTGAAGCAGCGCTAAAAGACCTGGCTCAAGTGGTGACCATCGACCCATCACACCGGGTTGGTTTCCTTAACCTTGGATGTATTCAACGGGACGCAGGAAAAATTGATGAGGCTATTGACTCTTTTAACAAAGCCGAAGCTGGCGATCCTGAAAATCCATTGGTGTTTCAAAACCGGGCAGTCACCTACATCGCCAACAAAAGCTGGGAATTGGCCCGCTCTGATTGTGAAACTGCTTTGACCCTCGCACCTGAAGGTGCCGCCGCTTATGCGATCCTGGCGCATGTCTACCTTGGAACAAACGAGAATCATCTGGCGAATGAGGCGATAAATCGATCCCTCGAACTAGACCCCGAAGAAGCAGAAGCATACCGGGTTCGTGGCATCATTCGTTGTTCTGAAAATGATTTGGAAAATGGCATTGCTGACTTCATACGTGCGCGAGAACTCAATCCAAATGTTCAGCTGGATTATTTGGACAACCCTGAAGTGCTTTTGGACAGGCTCCTGGAAAGCCTCAATCAACTCATTGGGCTGGATAAAGTAAAAGAGGAAGTCCGATCGTTAATGAACCTGGTGAAAATCCGACTGCTTCGGAAAAATTCACAATTACCGGCAGTTCCGATGTCCCTTCATTTGGTTTTCATTGGAAACCCTGGCACGGGAAAAACCACAATAGCGCGACTCATTTCTCTCATTTATCATGTCTTGGGTGTCCTCAGTAAAGGCCACCTGGTCGAGGTCGACCGAGCAGGATTAGTCGCTGGCTATGTGGGCCAAACAGCCCTGAAAGTTCATGAGGTTCTTAACAAAGCCAAAGGTGGCGTTCTCTTTATTGATGAAGCCTACTCACTCACATCTCGTGGAGACGAAAAGGACTTTGGACTGGAAGCCATTGATACATTGATCAAAGGCATGGAAGATAATCGCAATGACTTGGTGATCATTGTCGCCGGTTACCCGGAGAAGATGAAACAATTTCTCCAGGCAAATCCGGGCATCAAATCACGTTTTAGCAAAGTCATCCGCTACGAAGACTATTCCTTTACTGAATTATTGTCTATTTTCGAAAAGATGTGTGCCGATCACCAATACGAATTGAATGTAGCTGCCAAATCCAAAGCAGCCGAAGCTTTCCAGAGTTTGGCTCCTGAAGATATCGGCCTATTTGGAAATGGTCGCGGGGTAAGGAATTTTTTCGAACTGACCATTACCCGACAAGCCAATCGTCTAGGTGAACTGGGAGAGCTAAACAGAAGTCAGTTAATCGAGTTACTTCCTGAGGATCTACCTGCAGGTGATTTTTGGGTTAACGATTAATAAAAACAGCTCTTTAATCGTCGATTGAAAAGATAACTCAGCAACTCCCAGAGTTTGACAGGCAGCAATCCGCACTTATTGATGATAATGTTTTATGGCCAAAAAAGAAAATAATCCGCCAATTCTAAGAGGCTTTTCCACAGGAGGTACTGCAAGAGGCAAAGCCCTTTCCAGTCCGACTACGTCCTTGTGGCTAGCAATCATTTTTGTCGCAATGTTTTTCGCCCTATTGAGTGTTCAAAGAAACATTAAGAATGCCAACGAAGCTCTTAAACCATCGGAGACCATACATTCAGGATGGATTGTACCTGCACCCGAAGAAAGAGTGGTTCGCCTTCCACCGCCCAATCCAGACTACATGTTCAATCGTCAAGAAGAGTCGCCCATCGTCCTGGAGGAATCGATCGAATTAAAGGAAAACAAACAGGCAATAAAGATTAGACCCATCGACGTTCAGATTGACGTAAAGATGCCCGACTCGCTTCGATCAAAACCTAAATCAGTCGATTAATCGCCCGAGAGCTTTTCAACTATTCCTTCGGGTGATTGCACCGACTCTTTTTTTCCCATTGTTTAGATTGATACGAGTCCACACGGTGTTCATCTCTCCTCGAACCGCCAAAGGAGTGTTTTCTAGCGGATTCTAATTCCATGATAATAAAATCTGGTTGGCATCCAAGCTTACATCGGCACCTGCACCCAATCATTAAAGTAACGAATATTTTTCCAGAAGAATCTTTAGCTCCTCAAGCGGCAACCCCATGATATTGGAGAAAGAGCCTTCCCAGCCTTCAATAATCAACTCTTTGCCTTCCTGAATTCCGTAGGCACCTGCTTTATCAAGAGGGTTAACCTGTTCGAAGTATTTCGTGATAAGATCATCATCCAAAGATTTAAAACTGACCCGACTCTTCACAGTAAATAATTCAGCGATATTCGTTTTTTTGTGGAGCAGGCATACTGCCGTATAAACGGTGTGGGTACGGCCACTCATCCTTTTGAGCATCGAACGTGCACCCACAAGATCAACTGGCTTATTTAATATTTCATTTCCCAGCGCTACGGTGGTGTCAGAACCCAACACCCAATAGTCAGAATGCAAGTTGGCCACATGATCTGCTTTTAATCTTGCATTAGTCTCCACCAACTCGCGCGGATCTGACAAATCGTTATTCTCTTCTACGTCGGATGTAATCACTTGAAAGGTTACTCCCAGGCTTGCGAGTAGCTCTTTTCTTCGAGGTGAACCAGAGGCTAAAATAAGCATGAGGCTCATAAGAAAGAGTTTTACGTGAAGGTAAACCCGATATTCGAAGCAATAAGCCGCCAGGCAAAAGCTGTGCCGCGCCATAGCTTCAACGACGGCTGGCGAAGCGTTTCGGGTGCAAGCGACACCAACAAAACTATTTCCTTTCCTCCAGTTCAACTATCCTTCTAATGCCACCATGCGGATTGGAATCGCTCAGATTAACACCACAGTCGGTGACATTCAGGGGAATACAAACCTGATTGTTAAAGCTTACCAACAGCTCTGCAACGAGGGGGCTGAGTTGGTGGTATTTCCTGAATTGGTTATAACCGGTTATCCGCCAAGAGACCTGCTTTTTAAGCAACGATTTGTCCCTGACAATGAAAAGGCTCTTTTAAAGATCGCTGGCATCACCGAAAATATCCCCATTTTGCTGGGATTTGTGGAAACCAATAGTTCAAAAACCGGACGGAGGTTTTTCAATGCGGCTGCTTGGTGCCGAGGCGGCCAGGTTTATAAAATATTCCGTAAGTCGCTCCTTCCGTCTTACGACGTCTTCGATGAAGACCGCTATTTTCAGCCTGCCGATTGCCCCGAATGCATTCAGTTCAAGGGTCTAAAAATTGGTGTGACCATTTGTGAAGATATTTGGACTAACCCGAATGTCGAAACAAGACACCGATACAATACGGATCCGATCAAAACGTTGGCTGAAGAAAAGGTCGACCTGATTATAAATTTATCCGCCAGTCCCTGGCATAATCAGAAGAACGAAATCCGATCCATCCTGATTACGGACGCAGCAAGTCAATGTAACTGCCCGGTTGTTTATTGCAACATGGTCGGCGGCAACGATGAGCTGATTTTCGATGGTCGCAGCCTGGTTGCCAATGAGTTGGGCGACATCATTTGCGCCATGGAAGCATTCAAGGAGGATACTACTATCGTTGATTTGGAGAATCCGCATTACCAGATTGCACCCTCTTACATCCAGTCAGAGATGAAGGATATCCGGGATGCACTCGTTCTTGGCCTTCGTGACTACGTTCACAAGTCAGGGTTCAAGAAAGCACTGATCGGACTCAGTGGCGGAATCGATTCGGCGGTAACCGCTGTAATTGCCCAAGAAGCCTTAGGCGCTGAAAATGTGATTGGTATCAGTCTACCTTCAACTATCTCCAGCCAACATAGTAAAGATGATGCGGAGGAGCTGGCCAAAAACCTGGGAATTCAATTCCACTACCTTCCCATTGGAGATGTGGTTGAGTCCTCTGAAAAAACCCTTCAAACTTTGTTCGAAGGACAAGAACGGGATGTGACAGAAGAAAACATCCAGGCCCGCGCCAGAGGATTACTGCTCATGGCCCTTTCCAACAAATATGGAGCGCTACTGTTAACTACGGGAAATAAAAGTGAGCTGGCTGTCGGATATTGCACCTTATATGGCGATATGTGTGGGGGCTTGGCCGTCATTTCGGATTTACCTAAAACCAAGGTATTCGAACTTGCTCGCCACATAAACAGAAAAGTCGAAATTATCCCTGATTCAACCATTACAAAACCACCGTCAGCTGAGCTTCGCCCAGACCAAAAGGATGAAGACAGTCTTCCACCTTACGACATTCTGGACGCCATATTGAAAGCCTATGTCGAAGAAGGCAGATCCCGATCCGACATCGCCGCCATGGGATTTGACCGCGCCGTGGTCGACGATATGGTACGCAAGGTCGACCTCAACGAATACAAGCGCAAACAAGCTGCCCCGGGACTCAAGATCACTCCCCTCGCCTTCGGCGTCGGCAGACGAATCCCGATCGTCCAGAAGTATATTGATTGATCTGGCGAAGCCCGAAAATCGATAACCAAACAAATATCATCCAATAAATTTAGACCGAATCACCCATGACTAATTCAGAAGACCTTTTTGAACGCGCTCAGAAAATCATTCCTGGTGGAGTTAACTCGCCTGTCCGGGCGTTTCGTTCAGTAGGTGGAACACCTTTTTTCACAAAGCGGGCAGAAGGTGCAATGCTCTACACCGCAGACGATCAGGCGCTCGTAGATTTTGTCTGCACCTGGGGACCTTCGATCCACGGCCACAATGATCCCACGATAAAGGCAGCTATTTCGAAGGCCCTCGATTCAGGGACCAGTTTCGGAACGCCCAATCCTTACGAAGTTGAGATGGCTGAGCTCCTGGTCTCTATGGTTCCTTCCGTTGAAAAAGTGCGGATGGTCAACAGCGGCACCGAAGCAACTATGTCCACCATTCGCCTTGCACGTGGTCACACGGGTCGAAATAAGATCATCAAGTTTGCGGGGTGCTATCACGGGCATGTTGATTCCCTTTTGGTCCAGGCCGGGTCCGGTGCGCTCACCTTGGGTAATCCAGACAGTGCAGGAATCCCCCCGAGCTTTGCGGCTGAAACCATTGTTCTTCCCTATAATGATTCGAATGCATTAACAGCTGCGTTCGAGCGTTACGGTGACGAACTGGCAGCAGTAATTGTTGAACCCTTTCCTGCAAACGTTGGACTGATTTTCCCGCTCGAAGGTTATCTGCATCACATGCGGAATTTATGCACCCAGTATGGCACCATCCTCATTTTCGATGAAGTCATGACCGGGTTCCGAGTTGCTCCTGGCGGTGTTCAGGAAAAAACCGGTATCTCTCCTGACCTGACCGCACTCGGAAAAATTATCGGAGGTGGTTTACCGGTAGGTGCTTTTGGTGGCAAAGCCGAAATTATGGACTCCATAGCTCCACTCGGCCCGGTTTACCAGGCAGGAACATTGAGTGGAAACCCTCTGGCGATGGCCGCCGGTATTGCCGCGCTTGAAAAACTC comes from Verrucomicrobiota bacterium and encodes:
- a CDS encoding N-acetylmuramoyl-L-alanine amidase — its product is MQWDLSNRQLSGVMNGSKLGRTFFGVLLLSSQCLIWPGALQGYKLGMLGEDPDWNSLDVYQETMSREEFVAALETLYLPYGYNDKFVSVQTGYARIKMNEDEGDQYYHFRFAPSVQVEEQQATSVVKVAEQNGKSLDGLIIAIDPGHIGGDFSELEERHFKIGDDPPIKEGDLTLIVSRKLSIALEALGATVRLIRKDAQPLTERRAKDFIEEASIIEKRLYLDGDGRFLTVTPWDSDWFKKRIQLRAEMLFYRVSEIQARAKLINEEVKPDLTIAVHFNVAPWLEETQQVLAEENHMHVIVHGTYTPGELGLDDVRFHLFRKLLSRNHEIEIPLSSAVANSLAKVNGLPAFRYGGKNASNQGNNPYLWARNLLANRLFVGPVVFLEAYCANSRVVYQRIQLGDYNGLREVDGRNVQSLYAEYVEGVVEGIVDYYHEGS
- a CDS encoding TIGR00730 family Rossman fold protein, with the translated sequence MLFSLSDIANDADLSINPSMIKRVCVYCASSKDSNETFLENAYSLGRFLAEQGMTTVYGSGGTGLMGRLADGALDHGGHVIGIIPEFMIDREWAHKGVSEQIKVQTMHERKEQMEKQSDAFVILPGGCGTFEEAMEIITWKRLELHNKPICVANLWSFYDPFIQLFENSIRDRFLRPEHLKLFDIRESIEQVQDWLISDDRSSMIP
- a CDS encoding tetratricopeptide repeat protein gives rise to the protein MSGDFRKRNDFFKRGRIAFESGQFEKAIHAFNKVIEWDPHDANAFTFRGLAHREIRNFEAALKDLAQVVTIDPSHRVGFLNLGCIQRDAGKIDEAIDSFNKAEAGDPENPLVFQNRAVTYIANKSWELARSDCETALTLAPEGAAAYAILAHVYLGTNENHLANEAINRSLELDPEEAEAYRVRGIIRCSENDLENGIADFIRARELNPNVQLDYLDNPEVLLDRLLESLNQLIGLDKVKEEVRSLMNLVKIRLLRKNSQLPAVPMSLHLVFIGNPGTGKTTIARLISLIYHVLGVLSKGHLVEVDRAGLVAGYVGQTALKVHEVLNKAKGGVLFIDEAYSLTSRGDEKDFGLEAIDTLIKGMEDNRNDLVIIVAGYPEKMKQFLQANPGIKSRFSKVIRYEDYSFTELLSIFEKMCADHQYELNVAAKSKAAEAFQSLAPEDIGLFGNGRGVRNFFELTITRQANRLGELGELNRSQLIELLPEDLPAGDFWVND
- a CDS encoding Maf family protein; translation: MNWRKGNSFVGVACTRNASPAVVEAMARHSFCLAAYCFEYRVYLHVKLFLMSLMLILASGSPRRKELLASLGVTFQVITSDVEENNDLSDPRELVETNARLKADHVANLHSDYWVLGSDTTVALGNEILNKPVDLVGARSMLKRMSGRTHTVYTAVCLLHKKTNIAELFTVKSRVSFKSLDDDLITKYFEQVNPLDKAGAYGIQEGKELIIEGWEGSFSNIMGLPLEELKILLEKYSLL
- a CDS encoding NAD+ synthase; this translates as MRIGIAQINTTVGDIQGNTNLIVKAYQQLCNEGAELVVFPELVITGYPPRDLLFKQRFVPDNEKALLKIAGITENIPILLGFVETNSSKTGRRFFNAAAWCRGGQVYKIFRKSLLPSYDVFDEDRYFQPADCPECIQFKGLKIGVTICEDIWTNPNVETRHRYNTDPIKTLAEEKVDLIINLSASPWHNQKNEIRSILITDAASQCNCPVVYCNMVGGNDELIFDGRSLVANELGDIICAMEAFKEDTTIVDLENPHYQIAPSYIQSEMKDIRDALVLGLRDYVHKSGFKKALIGLSGGIDSAVTAVIAQEALGAENVIGISLPSTISSQHSKDDAEELAKNLGIQFHYLPIGDVVESSEKTLQTLFEGQERDVTEENIQARARGLLLMALSNKYGALLLTTGNKSELAVGYCTLYGDMCGGLAVISDLPKTKVFELARHINRKVEIIPDSTITKPPSAELRPDQKDEDSLPPYDILDAILKAYVEEGRSRSDIAAMGFDRAVVDDMVRKVDLNEYKRKQAAPGLKITPLAFGVGRRIPIVQKYID
- the hemL gene encoding glutamate-1-semialdehyde 2,1-aminomutase, yielding MTNSEDLFERAQKIIPGGVNSPVRAFRSVGGTPFFTKRAEGAMLYTADDQALVDFVCTWGPSIHGHNDPTIKAAISKALDSGTSFGTPNPYEVEMAELLVSMVPSVEKVRMVNSGTEATMSTIRLARGHTGRNKIIKFAGCYHGHVDSLLVQAGSGALTLGNPDSAGIPPSFAAETIVLPYNDSNALTAAFERYGDELAAVIVEPFPANVGLIFPLEGYLHHMRNLCTQYGTILIFDEVMTGFRVAPGGVQEKTGISPDLTALGKIIGGGLPVGAFGGKAEIMDSIAPLGPVYQAGTLSGNPLAMAAGIAALEKLRSENPYPRLESFGEQIRDALLGAADEKGLPLQVPQTGSMFCLYFSESPVTNYDEAIATETAHFKSIFHQALENGVYLPPSPFETCFISSAHEGNAINMACDVLSEAIKNL